DNA from Tachypleus tridentatus isolate NWPU-2018 chromosome 8, ASM421037v1, whole genome shotgun sequence:
ttttttttgtaactgtGATCAAACATTTTGCAACAGTTGAAattgttacatttaaaacttacaaCACAATCTTTATAATTAAATCGGAAAGGGTAACACTGAGAGTGGAAATCAGGAAGACATCGCGAAACATAGTAGTAGTTCAAAACGGGGGGGAGACCATTTAAGgttgaaatttaagttttattcctTATCCTTCAACTTAAACTTTTGTGATTACTTAATGGATGAcaacaagaataaattatatgaacatatgagtgaaagtaaagataaatatgtaaataatatgacaACCATGATGACTAGAAACCAACTtgaggtaaaaatgtattctaaagatggctggtatgggtattaaaactttaattaaaataatagtacAAAACAGCGATTCGGCTTCATTAGATCATTATTAAGTTAATAAAGAGAGTTTGTGTTAACCTGTAAATGACCcttgaaggtcgaaacgttgttctgtactttgttttaattaaagttttagttcCCATACCTGCCGTCTTTAGAATACCAACCGCTCTGTATCTGTCATATGCAGCACCGACAAGGCCTTCCGTCTAATACTAGGGTTCATCAAACTGTTCATCAGACATAGTATGTATGGTCTGGCaccatttttatatcatttattacatGTACAACAACAACTCTTCAGGTGTGAACTAGATTATATAAGTGTTGTTTTAGTTAGTTCTTCAGAAACGGAATATGTGAAAGTAAAGAAAACGgagtacttttataaaataatacttgtttcTCATTGTTATGACTTATTTTTTTGTTGCATATTTATTTGATTCGACTTGATCTAATGAAAATTGCGTTTAATATACACACTATTTCAACTTTCTATTACTGTCTAGTTACCACGTTGACAGATGGCGCTACTTAGAGAAAGCtcaatgttgatttttttaaactacagagtggcccgtaagtccctacccatccatatgttcatatgttatattcaattaggatgatgatgagttgaaggcagctgttaccgcggcatttggaacaataacacctgctatgttgagaaaaatgtctcacagaacatggcgtcgcataatattttgcagcgagaatgagggatagcacacagatacactggatacataagatacatgtatatggataggtagggacgtacgggccaccctgtagtaaGGAAGCATATTATTCTAATACCCATATAATAAGTCGTTGTTTGCCTATCTGTTAACGAATTACATACGTAAATAAAGTACACTTAGAATATTCACGTCTCTCTGTGAGACAGCAGTACGTTTACCGACTTACAACAACAACACCCAGAGGTCAATTTCCCACGGATAACaccgcagatagcccatgtgggTTTactttaagaacaaacaaaatatcaaatctaACCTTCAATCATAACTAATTTTTGAAAGTATAATGCGATTATTAGAAACTTTATGGACACATGTCAAGCTCTTTCTTAAGTGACTTTCGTATCATTCACTCACTCAGTGGATGATATGTAAATTTGAAAGATTTTAATGCTAAAAATGGGGTTTTGATATTTGCAGTGAACACGCCGCAGATAATTCATTGTATAAATTTGTTCTTTAACACAAAATCAACAACCTGTAGTCTGTCGTATTATTGAAGCTAGAATTGTAGCTTCTTAATagattatatgtatacatacgtAACAACAAAGCTACACGTGGATCAGTGGTAAATTCCCagacttataatactaaatttcGAGATTCGATTCGATTCTCCACAGTGAACAGGgcgtagatagcccattgtgtagttttaagcTATAAGAAAATAGCAATATGGCAACacatttatcttttaaattttattcattagTCTATatctctatatacatatatatgcttgttataagtaatatgtcaacataagcaaactaaaatttgaattaaaaataaaataaaatggaatcAGTACTAAACTACTGTAGCCAATTCAATATTTTATCGATTATTATGTGTGTATTTACATCTAAGacaattattaacagttttttaatatttattatttgggaTCAAATTATGGAGAATTGTGTtcacaatacaatttacaaaaaaaaaaaaaaaacacagacgAGTGAAAATGCGTTCTGAGTAGTTGTGAAGATTCGTTACTTCAGATATCTTGAGTCTTGTTAATATTAACTATAGATACAAAGCTAAAATCCTTAAATGACTATTAGTTACTAAACACCTTAAGGGCTGAGAATATTTTCCCTTTATCCAGATAAAGGCAGTTTTCTTATGATTGAGACTAATTGTCCACTATCTTGATAAACACAGCTTTTCAACAGTTGAGACTAACTATCAATTATCCAGACAAACACAGTTTTCTTCTCATGGTTGAGATTAACTGTCCACTATCCAGCAAACGTTGCTTGCCTATTTGTGTAACGTTGATAACTCCAATGAACGTTTACATATTCATAACGATTCAGAGAGTAAAATCAGTTGGAGGGGTTACTTTCCGTGAAGGCGAAAACTACAATCTAAATGCTCACTGATCTCTAATCTAATAATTAATTCGGATGATAAAATAATGGTCTGTCTTATTGAAAGTTTGTCTTGGCACAGATCTGTTACTGAAGTTTTATACTGtcagttttggtttattttttaatgaacgCTCTTGAATAAGCTGTGAATCAAAAGGttgagtgtttaattaaataaaaacaatttattggtggcataaggttgtttatttttattattaacaatactCCTCTTTCAACAATAAGCATTACTACTTAATATGTTAAAAGCACGCTGTACAAATGCGTGTTATAGATTCGAAGTTATTACTTAAACAGTTTGAAGCTTTGTCTTATCAGTTTTGGTTTGTGTTGTAGTGAATTCTCCTAAAGAAGTTGTGAAGCGAAACTTTgggtgtttaattaaataaaacaaacattttagtattataaggtagtatatttctagtattaaaataacaatatatgttacaacaacaatataagcccaaaacaaacacatataataaCTTCCTAAAACTGCAACAATAAACGTTTAATCTAACAATTCAAAACGGAATGCGTTTTTATTTTCACCATATCACCTCGGAGTCTATTTGGTAAATCTCAACTAAACTTTGTCTGTAAACACTATAAACTTTGAGAAATGTCCTAAgagagtctgtttgtttgtttgttttggaatttcgcacaaagctactcgagggctatctgtgctagccgtccctaatttagcagtgcaagactagagggaaggcaactaatcatcaccacccaccgccaactcttgggctactcttttaccaacgaatagtgggattgatcgtcacattataacgcccccacggctgggagggcgagcatgtttagcgcgacgcgggcacgaacccgcgaccctcggattacgagtcgcacgccttacgcgctaggccatgccgggcccgtaagagagtcaaaattaaaattaaccgtatctttatttgtgtaaaacCTGTTGAGTAATTATTCCTAGATCATTGAATTAATCTCAAATAATGTTGTAAGGTTGATGCTTTAGatgatatttaatattctaaaagGATTCAAGGTCAAAGTACGAAAGTTATTAGATTGTTTCTTAAGTAATCACGCTTTTCTCATGGTCGATTAAGTTGTTCAAGGGTGGGATCACCTCAAAATCTTTATTTGATGGTAGATGGAAAGTAGACTGCAAatgttgttgtaattttaatgttttgagaTAAACTTtaagttattacttttaaatatatgatCACTGTTAAATTTACATAGTTttcattaagtttaaacattccccGTCCGTTGATGAGTAATTCAGCttgaaattaacaacaaaaacttatcaaaacaaatataatttttatttatggtttattaattaataaatgtatttatgaatGCCCTGTTTCGCTGGATTTACCTATCGTCAGAAGTTGGCAAGCTAGGAACAGATGCCCATGTGAGTGAGTTCAAAGTGTCACTTTGTCAGAATAATATAACGTTCTTAAATACTAATTAtagaaaagtaaacaatttttaagtTATCAAAAGATAGTATAAACATGTATTAATTGTAGTATTTTGTTTTCGATTCTATTACCGATCACACTCGTCCTTTCAGATGTGAAAACCATTTatagtgacggtcagtcctactccCCAGTGGTAGAAAGAGGCTAAAGGTTGGTAACAGATGGTCTTTACGAGCTAATTcacacggccaactcttgggctactcttttacaaacgaatagtgggattgaccgtcacattataatgcctccacggctgaaagggcgagcatgtttggtgtgacggggattcaaacccgcgaccctcgaattacgagtcgagtgtcttaaccacctggccatgccggtcctcagCTTTGAGTgaatttcaagaaaacaaacaaactttgtttttggtAACGCCTTTAACTTCTGTACGagttatactgttttatttgtcaATTTATTTAAAAGTCGAAGAGACAAACAACATGAATCTACAAAACCCACTAATTACTTTACTGTAAGCTCTCATAAGTCTCTAAGATTTTACAATGTATAAAGAATAGAGTTAAATACAGCTAAAGGGTATGACatttatatcaacataaaaatttCTTACCTAGGAAACATTAGGCTAGCTTCTGTAAAGAACATTTGTTAACAGTGGCATATTAGGGTCAATGTAACAAACTAAATGCCCCCTTAGTGGTACAACGGTATATCAGCTGacatacaatgctaaaaaccgagtttccaTACCTGTGGtaggtatagcacagatagcctattgtctaagcctaatttcaaacaaacaaaccaaagtaaaCGTAAACTCTGCTACAGTTCTTACTCCGCAGAACCTAACCGACAAGTTTCAACATGACTGAAAGCTCCATGTTTGGATACATGGATAAAATGGACCGATGTTTTAGATGTTAAAATTACTAACACCAGATAGCGCTAAGTACACCTAGCGTAATATGATATTTAAGATACAAGAAGTTCTAAACTTTTTCACTTGTTTCGTGTTGAATCTTCGTTCTTTTCATTCAGTATTACATGGATGACAAAATATTGGCGAAATAtcgtacatttataataaagtttttcacTACCAAGTCAAGCCGTCCTAAAACTTTAAGTGTGACAAAGGTTGTCTGTTGATAACGCTGAATACTATTTAACAAAACTATATGCTCTACATATGATGGAAACTATGTATCTGGTATTtagtattatgttaaaatatgttaataaatccAGTACActtcaacttcaaacaaacaaagcgcATCATACCCCAGGCTCCCGCGCGAGCACTGGCGGTTTCTTTCGGGTTAGTAATGAAGGTGTCACTAGGGGATTAAAAGATTCGGTCCTCGGTCATATAGGCGTGAAAATTTTCGGCGTTTAAGTACGATATTGATcagttatatattttgattttcacgACACCGACTGAGGATACGGGGTAAGGTCTTCCTGCACGATAActtagtatggccaggtggttaaggcagtcgactcccAACCttagggtcgggggttcgaatccccgtcacaccaaacgttttCGCCCTTTCAActctgggggcattataatgtgatggccaatcacactattcgttggtaaaatagtagcccaagagttggcggtgggtggtgatgactagctgtcttccctctagtcttacactgctaaattagggacggctagcgcagacagcccccGACTaattttgagtgaaattcaaaacaaaccaaaccaaatcctcCTGTACGATCACCTAGCGACGACAGGCGTTAGTAGAACAAGGTCAGTTGTTGCACTATTAGCTCTAATGGGCGAAACTTTggctgaaattaaaaaaaaaaaaaattattatgtggAAAATAAAGGTTTACCCCCCCTTTAACTTTATTCTTAAGGCGTTAAATAATTACAACTCTTGAATAACGGTGAAGTACGAACCTACAACCCTAAAACACAAATCTCAATTTCTTGAGGTGGACACAGTAGAACCTAGTGTTTTCACGGTTAGAAATGCTAcggcaaatagccctcgtatagctttgcacgaaattcaaacaaagcaGACCAAACTGTTGGCCgttttcattgttgttatttaCCTACTACACTTTTCTCATGTTTGTTGCAACTAACGATATTGTAAGAGAACAATATAGCCTAGAAGCCTTGGAAACCAAACGAACAGCCAACTCTAGAAACAAGTTTTCATGTAATTTTCGATATCGTGCGATTATGGATTGTAAATGGTCTTTCTTTTACTTGAATATTTTGTGCGTGATATGCACTTTTGGATTTTGCAGTTGTTTCGTTACAAGAATTAGTATTATGGATAACGAGGAAGGTGCAATATTTAAGGAAACCAACCAGCAATTCTATGAAGATGAAAACGATAAACGTAAGTCTTAATACAAGGTTTTAAGGTAAAACATAAACTTGTTTATGTATCTTAATGagactagaaattttcttttctgagAGATGTATACAGATTTTACATctcaatattaaatatctttagaAAGTAAAAGCGTCATAGACAGACTTTTCTTAACAGTCTGAGATATAAGAATTGCTGCAAAGACCGCATATGAACAACAATGGAGGATAGGTTAGGTGGATTTGTTTTATACGtttaagtatattgttttaagtgttaatgatgttagaaaaacacgtaggttcgagaagtcttgatagaaacgAAATAAAACCTTCATAACCCGAGTGCTTTCGAAAGGTCCATCTTTATTAAGCGCTCGTTTTAGGTTTTAAAATACTGTTCTAGTCAGATTTTAATCAAGTCTTGTCCTGTTCAGTCGTTTCAGGCAGTAATTCTTGATTTATAAATgtctttcaattatttattatatgttttatataaagtacttattaaaaaaaaacaagggaTAGAGAAATTAACTACTTATATTCTGGGAAGATTGATGGAATTATTCATTAAGTTTAGTATTTTGTGTTTCTAATAAAGGTACTTATAAACGATTTATAGAAGAACCCAAATATGCATTTCAAAACATGTCACAATTTCACAAAAGGAAGTTCATGATTTTGTTTAGACACATATTGACCTTTAATGTTGAAAAGTTAAAGCAAGTCGTGCTTTATGGAAAATCatgatttatgtttatttacttaaaaacagCATTTTCAATTGAAGAATTAACCACTTATTGACTgaaatgaattgtttttattttattcaacttgtATGAtcgaaatagaaaaacaaaacgtgAAGTTCATTAATAATTACGcgagaaataaagttttttttacaaagtatatCATTCATTCTCATACTGACTGTAGTCCTATAAAAGTATACATTCACTTACCTAGCAGTATATTGAATAAAGGAAAATCATTCAATTTCTACAaacatttagataaaaataaaatttcataagcATATTTTCGTGTGTTTAACAGCATCAGAACTTTTAGTGTTAACTAAAGGCGtactacacagaaacaaataatatgatgACTTTTCCTTTTTTCCATTCCTATAAAGAAGCcttaagaaataaacattaataatttaaaggCACTTTGTTTGATATCTTGAATTAAAAGCTTAATGAGGATTGTGCAGGGGCGTAGCTAGCACtacattctgttttgttttcaaacattgtgCACATTTTCTTCCCAACAAGCAGTGACGTAATTAGAGAACATCTACTCCGATGGAATTATAGATCAAGGGCCCTTAACAGCTAAGGGGTCAAGTCAACAAATTTAACATCACATTTAATATAAACTACTTAGCCAAAGCATTCTTCTCGGATTCGATATACTATATACACACGTGTAAAGTATATacgaatatattttgaaaagggCTCTGTTCAGATGTGGGTTCTCAACCTTACCTCCACCTGGTTGTAATAATATacttcataataatatatattttgcctcataattttctttaatgggtgcctaaatatttaaatgtttttgtatttattattgtcaTTCTTGTTTTGGCTATAATGCATAGTTATCCCACTTCacacaaatgttcagtttttaaaaaaataatatagttatCTTTTAGGACTTTTCAGAATGTTGGAGTAGTCTTTCGATCCCTCCCTCTTACGTCCATTTCAAGTTAATTAAATTCAGAATTAAAGAACTTATTTAACTTTCACTGTCATTTTTCACTCGGCTCATAGAACGTCATTTTAAACTTCAACAGAAACAATGGAACTTTTCGTCTTTCTTTTCACAACTGGTTTTATTTACTGACTTATTTAATTGTCTAGTGGGTCCTTTGTACTACACCGGCTCAGTTGTAAACATTCCATGTGTACCAGATGACAGTTTCGTAGATTCGGAAATGATTATTTACTACAAGTGGGAACTGAATGGAAAACAGATAAACAGTAAACGTTGCCACGTGAATAAAGACGGGATGTTATCCATCAATCCCGTGATTGGAAGAGACGCTGGTGTGTGGAGATGTAAAGTATTATTTCGGGAACCGAACGATGTCAGGGTCTTTAATCATTCAATACGTGGTGTGTATACTACTAGTTTGTACCTTTTAATTGTATAGTAACTGTCGAGTAGTTTTAAAATACAGAAGTTCTTATTGCAAGTGATGTTAAACAGATGAATAAAAAGTAGTGATTACAACTAACCCAAGAAATGTGcaaatctttcattttatttaccaTGAGACTTTAGTGTATTTTGAAACTAGGCCACATATAAGTAATTTTTTCATTTCTGGTCAGGGATAAAAAGTGGTTGAGGAAGGGATATTTATATTCAGGTTCTGTTTTTTGTGCCAATGTTTtaaatcaatgtttatttttagtcgttttgtagtttatttatatattttataatcggTGTTTTTCAGAGTTTTCGCATTTAATACTGTAACTAGTTAACCAATATATCGTACATTTTGTGTCTAACTTTGAAGCAGATTCTTTAAgatattcacattattttcatgtttttactgCACTAACTGACTAAATCATTGCGAAGTCATGGAAAAACAAAGTTAGCTCTACTAACTACCTGTACTTTACGCAAGgactggcatggctaggtggttaaggcgatcaaCTGGAAGTCcgagagccgcgggttcgaatccccgccacgccaaacatactcgcccttacatccgtcggggcgttataatgtgacggtcaatcccactattcgttggtaaaagggtagccccagagttggcggttggtggtgatgactagttgccttccctctagtcttacactgctaacattagggacggctagcgcagatagtcctcgtgtagatttgcgcgaaattcggaaCAAACCAAACTATGCATACACTGCAGGTGTTTGTTCTTTATCGTTggaaatttttaacaaattaacaaattttgaaaagcatataaaaatattttcttggctCAAGGATTGCCAAATAATTTCGaagtagcttttgtttgtttgtaataaagcacaaagctacacaataaggtgtttgtgttgtgcccatctcaggtatcgaaacccaaattctagcgttgtaaatccgcagatataccgctgtatcACTGAGGAGCTTTGAAgttgttttatgatatttttagtaCGTAGTTAGATATTTGGATACATAAATTAAgtatgttatagttttatttccTTATATTCTTTcgtattggtttgaatttcgcgcaaatccacacgagggctatctgcgctagccgtccctaatttagcagttcaaaactagacggaaggcagctagtcatcacgacccaccatcatctcttgggctactttcttaccaatgaatagtgggattgattgtaacattataacacccccacggttcaAAAGGCCAATACGTGTtgtgtgaccgggattcaaacccgcgaccctcagattacgagtttttaatttaaaaactgttatgtCTACTTTGTGCAATTACAGTGGTTcagataatatatattgttgttgggctattcttattttatcttaaataagATCTACCAACACAATAGACGCTAGAACTAAAACTGCGTGACTTACGATGTGTACAGAGTGCACTACCGAcatgcttatttgtttgttttgtgaatttcgcgcaaagctacacgaggacaatctgcgctagccgtccctaatttagcaatgtaagattagagggaaggcagctagtcgtcatcacccacttccaactcttgggctactattttaccaacgaatagtgggattgaccgtaccattataacgtccccacggctgaaagggtgagcatgtttggtgcgaccggaattcgaacccgtaactctcagattataagtcgaacgccttaacccacctggtcatgccgggcctttctttCGTGTTAACCCGTCAAAATGAATgattaaaaattggttttatttactgtacCAAATTGAAATAGTTTATAGTACATCCTCCAAAAGAATAGTGGTAGACGACATTTTTTGTGTCATTTTTTTGTACTCCTTCAAGTTCACTGAAATGTCGTCTATCTCGAATTTCCTGGCAGGTGCAATCAAGTTATATTTATCAACAATACAATTTGCTttgtgaaatatatgtatatttgtatacctatttattgaaacaagtatCACCGTATGCAAATCAGAAAATAACGGACACTTTGTGGTTGTATTCGTTCAGTTAAACAAATTCTGAATGACAAATACGATGTCTACATACACTACAACACTACTTCCTGTGTTGTCGATGATATGGTGTCGTTCAGTAAGCGCATTCTTCATCTCCTTAAGGAAGACACCGCTTTAAAAACCGTATCAATCAACAAGGCTCAAGTTAGATGCCGTGTCACGAATGAGGTTTGTTCAGTTTCATTGTCAAATAGGCTGTTACGTAAGTTCTGCTTTTAATCTAACATGTATATCTTTAAGGCAATCAAAAATAAGGTAATTGAAACACAGTTTTAGAAcacaaatattatagttatttttatggTACTTTTATATCTCTGATACAACCGATAGTCAcaacaaagtatttttgttttaaactgatcacgtattttgtgaagtattttattGTGATTCAAAATATAGatgcaagtataattaattaatacccGGTTATTTTAAAATTCGTAAACGTGAGATGTTTGTACGTGAATTAGCAACACGAATCTATTAATTAGggaaaattacatcaataaaatgtattgttcTTTGCTATGGTTATAATTCTAGGGAGcatatttttacaaagtaattgTCTCTGTTATTGTCGGAGGCCTTCCCACTGATAAATGTGGCACTGTGTGTACAAGAAAGCGGatgaacaacaaaagaaaacctgTAAGTGTCTTTTCTATTATAACtacttaaaatatgtataattttaacgGGGCTGAGTATACTATGTTTTCATCAAAAGGAATGTTCTTTAAACTTGAACAATTCTTAAATTTCAAATGCAATACAGTTAtgtaacttgaaaaatattttaatcttattaaCAATCATTAGACAAAAATTATACTGAATTTTCGACTGAAAAAATAACTCATTGCTCTCTGCATCTGTAGATTTTGAAAAGGATACGAAATACTTTGGAAAGAAATGGCGGAATTTCTGTATTTGGCCGAGACAACGTTCACCTTCCGATCAGAAATACCTTTTGTAGTGTACATACCGTGACCTGTGACTCAGGGTTTGTGATGGATGAAAAATACCCAAATGTTTGTCGTAAGTTTTAAAGAATCTCTTTATCTATAGTATAGTATTTGTGATGGCTAGCCATGATGGACGTTGATGGTCTCCCCGACCATGACATGGACTGTTGTAACGATTAATTTAAATTGATAACTTAAGGTTTCTCTTATGGTCACATAACGTCTTTAGGAATTAGActtaaaggaaaacatattgtctacatgtttttcttacattaattttatagCCTATTGTATTGATTGCCATATTTCTAGAAGAGgtaaagttgtgttttttatatgtCTTTACTATCCATTTCACTATGTGTATGAAAATGTGATTTTGATCAAATTTGGTCCAAATGTTAAATGTCCCATAAAGAACTAATTGCTAACTTTTGGTGAATGTACGTCATACATCAGAAGCACACCGGAAGTTAACTCATTACTcaaaacgttttgtttattttcttgtgttCAAATTTTACGGCGTCAAGTAAATAGCTGCGTTTGAATTCTAAACGTTTAAATATCTAGGCGACCATATTCAAAACGCGCTGTTTTTGAATTAAACGATTTATTAATATGAATGGTTCTCTTCAAAAATTCAGAGAAGTCTTCACAATTAATGAATTACgatatttattttcatctaacTTAGAATTTAAAACAGGAATTGTAGCCTTCACTTAGTAGGTGTATATCACAACCATAACCTTCTATACCTCAGTTGTGACTGGGAATTTAATGTAACACTGTAGATGTATATCACAGCCATAaccttctatattttaaaaaagttcaaAGCATAGAGTAATCCGAGAGTAGTTTTTGTTATGTCACTATTACGTACCAATACTGAGTCATTTAATCTTTACCGCatcattgtaaaatatatataaaatatacctgTTACAGTCTTTTTGGCGATGAATACTTGCTTatagtaaaatgaaaagaaaaaagttttattacagtttattttctgtttataaaaaagaaatgtatagaTTTATGAAGATTATGTTGTGTATTGTAGGACCATTTCACTATTATTTAAACtttctctttacttttatcaTGTTGACCTGAACAAAGAATGGAATGCAATATTCTGAATATTCATTGGTAGGTCCATGCTCTCCTGGATCATTTGAAAAAGAACACGACTGTGAAAAGTGTCCAATAAACGAATACTCTGAGTTTTACGCCAGTACTTTGTGTTTCAAGTGTCCAGAGGGAACAATAATTGACTTCGTGGGTGCTTCTTCGATCCTTCAGTGTAAAAGTTGGTTGTTATAAGTGATGTTCTTAGCGAATTAATCCTGCATCTTTCTTAACATTATCTATGAAAGTCTTCTAGTCACAATGATTgagtgtgtataatatatatatgaagtcaCTTTTTGTGTTACTTTGTTTGACTGCTATGTAtaagatatatagttttattattgtttttttgaatttcgcgcaaagctacacgagggctgtctgcgctagccgttcctaatttagcaatgtaagactagagggaaggcagctagtcatcaccacccactgtcaa
Protein-coding regions in this window:
- the LOC143224265 gene encoding uncharacterized protein LOC143224265, coding for MIIYYKWELNGKQINSKRCHVNKDGMLSINPVIGRDAGVWRCKVLFREPNDVRVFNHSIRVKQILNDKYDVYIHYNTTSCVVDDMVSFSKRILHLLKEDTALKTVSINKAQVRCRVTNEGAYFYKVIVSVIVGGLPTDKCGTVCTRKRMNNKRKPILKRIRNTLERNGGISVFGRDNVHLPIRNTFCSVHTVTCDSGFVMDEKYPNVCRPCSPGSFEKEHDCEKCPINEYSEFYASTLCFKCPEGTIIDFVGASSILQCKSDILITIEQLAEYLIPSLIGFFLLGYFGFKCRKKLLTVTNIP